One genomic window of Punica granatum isolate Tunisia-2019 chromosome 1, ASM765513v2, whole genome shotgun sequence includes the following:
- the LOC116192291 gene encoding valine--tRNA ligase, mitochondrial 1-like: MPFSYKWMLSVLNKAIAKAVASLNTYEFSDATRAVYSWWQQLCDDFIKAIKPYFVDEETFVSERSAAQYVLWVCLENGLRLLHPFMPFITEEPWQRLPSPEGVERKKSIMISDYPSTVECWTNEMVEQEMDLVQSVVQGLRSLRSVVLTKQKNECWRKFGRS; this comes from the exons ATGCCTTTCAGCTACAAGTGGATGTTGTCTGTGCTAAACAAGGCTATAGCAAAGGCAGTGGCATCACTGAACACATACGAGTTCTCTGATGCGACCAGAGCCGTTTACTCTTGGTGGCAGCAGTTATGTGATGATTTTATCAAAGCAATCAAGCCTTACTTTGTGGACGAGGAAACTTTCGTATCTGAAAGGAGTGCTGCACAATATGTTTTGTGGGTGTGTTTGGAGAATGGGTTAAGGTTGCTTCATCCGTTCATGCCATTCATCACTGAAGAACCGTGGCAGCGCCTTCCTTCACCGGAAGGTGTGGAGAGAAAGAAGTCAATTATGATAAGTGATTATCCCTCTACTGTTGAG TGTTGGACCAATGAAATGGTGGAGCAGGAGATGGATCTCGTGCAGTCTGTTGTACAGGGCCTCAGGTCTCTTAGGTCAGTCGTCTTGACTAAGCAAAAGAATGAATG TTGGAGGAAGTTTGGGAGATCATGA
- the LOC116194114 gene encoding stromal processing peptidase, chloroplastic isoform X2 encodes MATSTSLVASVPQVRPCLPPRDAGGQRARLYPSLVGLPRFSPRCQSVSSSKRWLSDSVRGGSSFLRKKSDARRRNAFLLGGQVAKFRAPELHNCISCSLSRRRSQLSIGRSAPRAFVDKSSSYLSMSHRALRKYVTRPRATVGPEEPHAASTAWPDGVLEKQELDVDNFEFDRAELEGFLNSKLPSHPKLYRGQLKNGLRYLILPNKVPPSRFEAHMEVHVGSIDEEDDEQGIAHMIEHVAFLGSKKREKLLGTGARSNAYTDFHHTVFHIHSPVSAKDSEEDLLPSVLDALNEIAFHPKFLASRVEKERRAILSELQMMNTIEYRVDCQLLQHLHSENKLSRRFPIGLEEQIKKWDADKIRKFHERWYFPANATLYIVGDIDNIPKTVSQIESVLGQTGLENESVSPPTPSAFGAMASFLVPKLPAGLSGSSSHDKSNSPDQAKVVKRERHAVRPPVTHNWSIPGNISDMKAPQIFQHELLQNFSINMFCKIPVSKVRTYSDLRNVLMKRIFLSALHFRINTRYKSSNPPFTSVELDHSDSGREGCTVTTLTVTAEPKNWQSAIRVAVQEVRRLKEFGVTKGELSRYMDALLKDSEQLAAMIDNVSSVDNLDFIMESDALGHTIMDQMQGHESLVAVAGTVTLEEVNAAGAKVLEYIADFGKPGAPTAAAIVACVPTKVHIDEVGETEFKLSPSEIVDAIKTGLEQPIEAEPELEVPKELISSLELQELKLQRSPSFVPLHPEAGISKIHDEETGITQLRLSNGIRINYRVSQTESRGGVMRLIVGGGRAAETSESRGAVIVGVRTLSEGGRVGNFSREQVELFCVNHLINCSLESTEEVIAMEFRFTLRDDGMRAAFQLLHMVLEHSVWLEDAFDRARQLYLSYYRSIPKSLERSTAHKLMLTMLNGDERFVEPTPMSLQNLSLQSVKDAVMNQFVGDNMEVSIVGDFTEEEIESCILDYLGTVGSTRGSTTATQYEPVLFRPSSLQSQQVFLKDTDERACAYIAGPAPNRWGFTYEGEDLFESISEISLSDGAQSTSEELNVEKNVGTISQTKLRSHPLFFGITMGLLAEIINSRLFTTVRDSLGLTYDVSFELNLFDRLNLGWYVISVTSTPSKVHKALDACKSVLRGLHSNKIAPRELDRARRTLLMRHEAEIKSNAYWLGLLAHLQASSVPRKDISCIKDLTALYEAATIEDVYLAYDQLKIDDNSLYSCVGVAGTQDGDELGASLDEGESGEEFQGVIPTGRGLSTMTRPTT; translated from the exons ATGGCCACCTCGACCTCCCTCGTGGCCAGCGTCCCCCAGGTCCGCCCCTGTCTGCCGCCGCGGGATGCCGGCGGCCAGAGAGCGCGGCTCTACCCATCTCTCGTCGGACTGCCCCGGTTCAGCCCCCGGTGTCAATCCGTCTCCTCTTCTAAGAG GTGGTTATCTGATTCTGTACGTGGTGGGTCAAGTTTTCTTAGAAAGAAAAGTGATGCTCGGAGAAGAAATGCGTTCCTACTAGGTGGACAAGTGGCAAAGTTCCGTGCTCCAGAATTACATAATTGTATCTCCTGCTCCCTTAGTCGGCGGAGAAGTCAACTCAGCATTGGAAGATCTGCTCCGAGAGCTTTTGTTGACAAATCTTCTTCTTACTTGTCCATGTCACATAGAGCCTTG AGGAAGTATGTTACTCGTCCTCGTGCAACTGTTGGCCCGGAGGAGCCTCATGCTGCCAGCACTGCATGGCCAGATGGTGTGCTTGAGAAACAAGAATTGGATGTAGACAATTTTGAGTTTGATAGGGCTGAGTTAGAGGGATTTTTGAATTCCAAGCTTCCATCACATCCAAAGCTATATCGAGGACAACTGAAGAATGGTCTGCGCTATCTTATTCTACCTAATAAAGTTCCTCCAAGCAG GTTTGAAGCCCACATGGAAGTTCACGTGGGATCTATTGATGAGGAGGATGATGAACAAGGTATAGCCCATATGATAGAACATGTAGCATTCCTTGGAAGTAAGAAACGCGAGAAACTTCTGGGAACAGGGGCCCGCTCTAATGCTTATACTGATTTTCACCATACGGTGTTTCACATCCATTCACCAGTTAGTGCAAAG GATTCTGAAGAAGATCTACTTCCATCAGTGCTTGATGCTCTAAACGAG ATTGCTTTCCACCCGAAATTTCTTGCTTCTAGGGTTGAAAAAGAACGGCGAGCTATACTTTCAGAACTACAGATGATGAACACAATAGAATATCGTGTTGATTGTCAG CTGTTGCAACATCTTCATTCTGAGAACAAGCTTAGCAGGAGGTTTCCTATTGGACTAGAAGAACAGATTAAGAAGTGGGATGCTGATAAAATTAGGAAATTCCATGAGCGTTGGTACTTCCCTGCAAATGCAACTTTGTACATCGTGGGGGACATTGATAACATCCCTAAGACGGTCTCCCAAATAGAA TCTGTGTTAGGGCAAACAGGGCTGGAAAATGAGTCGGTATCTCCTCCAACTCCAAGTGCTTTTGGTGCAATGGCTAGTTTTCTTGTTCCCAAGCTACCAGCCGGTCTTTCTGGAAGTTCATCTCATGATAAATCAAATTCTCCTGATCAAGCAAAGGTTGTTAAGAGGGAAAGACATGCTGTTCGCCCTCCGGTGACGCATAATTGGTCTATCCCAGGAAATATTTCTGATATGAAAGCTCCGCAGATTTTCCAGCATGAGCTCCTCCAGAATTTCTCAATTAACATGTTCTGCAAG ATTCCTGTAAGTAAGGTGCGGACATATAGCGACTTGCGCAATGTTCTTATGAAAAGGATATTTTTGTCTGCTCTCCATTTTCGAATTAACACAAGATACAAG AGTTCGAATCCGCCCTTTACCTCAGTTGAACTGGATCATAGCGACTCTGGAAGAGAAGGATGTACTGTCACTACACTTACAGTAACTGCCGAACCCAAGAATTGGCAGAGTGCTATAAGAGTTGCTGTTCAAGAG GTTCGAAGACTTAAGGAGTTTGGTGTCACAAAAGGTGAATTAAGTCGTTACATGGATGCATTGCTAAAAGATAGTGAACAGCTTGCTGCAATGATCGATAATGTGTCATCAGTTGATAATTTGGATTTTATTATGGAGAGTGATGCATTGGGCCATACCATTATGGATCAGATGCAAGGACATGAAAGTTTGGTTGCTGTTGCCGGAACAGTGACTCTTGAAGAA GTTAATGCTGCTGGGGCCAAGGTGTTGGAGTATATTGCTGATTTTGGAAAGCCTGGAGCACCAACTGCAGCAGCAATTGTTGCGTGTGTTCCTACAAAAGTGCACATTGATGAAGTTGGCGAAACTGAATTCAAACTATCTCCGAGTGAGATTGTAGATGCTATTAAAACCGGGTTGGAGCAACCCATTGAAGCTGAGCCTGAG CTAGAGGTGCCGAAAGAATTGATCTCTTCATTAGAGTTGCAGGAACTGAAGCTGCAGCGGAGCCCATCCTTTGTTCCTCTACATCCAGAGGCAGGCATCTCTAAAATCCATGACGAGGAAACAGGAATTACACAGCTCCGTCTCTCAAATGGAATTCGGATAAATTACAGG GTTTCACAAACTGAATCCCGAGGTGGAGTAATGCGCCTTATTGTTGGTGGAGGCAGAGCAGCAGAAACATCAGAATCAAGAGGAGCTGTTATTGTGGGTGTGCGGACTCTGAGCGAGGGAGGTCGTGTTGGTAACTTTTCGAGGGAGCAG GTGGAGCTTTTCTGTGTGAATCACTTGATAAACTGCTCTTTGGAATCCACGGAGGAAGTCATTGCAATGGAGTTCCGTTTCACTCTGAGGGATGATGGGATGCGTGCTGCTTTCCAGCTCCTTCACATGGTTCTTGAG CATAGCGTGTGGTTAGAGGACGCATTTGATAGGGCAAGACAGCTATACTTATCATACTATCGATCTATTCCAAAAAGTTTGGAGCGCTCAACGGCTCACAAACTCATGTTGACAATGCTCAATGGAGATGAGCGCTTTGTTGAGCCCACACCAATGTCGTTACAGAATTTGTCTCTACAATCTGTTAAAGATGCAGTTATGAATCAGTTTGTTGGTGATAATATGGAG GTCAGTATTGTCGGGGACTTCACTGAGGAAGAAATCGAATCCTGTATTCTTGATTACCTGGGTACTGTGGGATCCACAAGGGGTTCAACAACAGCAACTCAATACGAGCCTGTCTTGTTTCGACCTTCGTCATTGCAATCTCAACAA GTTTTCTTGAAAGACACTGATGAGCGAGCGTGTGCATATATTGCTGGTCCTGCACCTAACCGCTGGGGTTTCACATATGAAGGTGAAGACCTATTTGAGTCAATTAGTGAAATTTCGCTATCCGACG GAGCACAATCAACCTCTGAGGAATTAAATGTTGAGAAGAATGTTGGAACCATTTCACAGACAAAACTTAGAAGCCATCCTCTTTTCTTTGGTATTACGATGGGGTTGTTGGCGGAGATCATAAATTCAAG GCTATTTACAACAGTTCGGGACTCCCTTGGGTTGACATATGATGTATCCTTTGAATTAAACCTGTTCGATCGACTCAATCTCGGTTGGTATGTGATCTCTGTTACATCAACTCCGAGCAAG GTGCATAAAGCTCTTGATGCATGCAAGAGCGTTCTTAGAGGACTGCATAGCAACAAGATTGCCCCAAGGGAGTTGGACAGG GCAAGACGAACACTCCTGATGaggcatgaagctgaaattAAGTCCAATGCCTATTGGCTTGGACTGTTGGCTCACTTGCAAGCTTCTTCTGTTCCAAGGAAG GATATATCATGCATCAAAGATCTTACGGCATTGTATGAAGCTGCCACCATTGAGGATGTATACCTTGCATACGACCAGCTCAAGATAGATGACAATTCATTGTATTCATGCGTTGGGGTTGCAGGCACACAGGATGGTGATGAACTTGGAG
- the LOC116194114 gene encoding stromal processing peptidase, chloroplastic isoform X1, translating into MATSTSLVASVPQVRPCLPPRDAGGQRARLYPSLVGLPRFSPRCQSVSSSKRWLSDSVRGGSSFLRKKSDARRRNAFLLGGQVAKFRAPELHNCISCSLSRRRSQLSIGRSAPRAFVDKSSSYLSMSHRALRKYVTRPRATVGPEEPHAASTAWPDGVLEKQELDVDNFEFDRAELEGFLNSKLPSHPKLYRGQLKNGLRYLILPNKVPPSRFEAHMEVHVGSIDEEDDEQGIAHMIEHVAFLGSKKREKLLGTGARSNAYTDFHHTVFHIHSPVSAKDSEEDLLPSVLDALNEIAFHPKFLASRVEKERRAILSELQMMNTIEYRVDCQLLQHLHSENKLSRRFPIGLEEQIKKWDADKIRKFHERWYFPANATLYIVGDIDNIPKTVSQIESVLGQTGLENESVSPPTPSAFGAMASFLVPKLPAGLSGSSSHDKSNSPDQAKVVKRERHAVRPPVTHNWSIPGNISDMKAPQIFQHELLQNFSINMFCKIPVSKVRTYSDLRNVLMKRIFLSALHFRINTRYKSSNPPFTSVELDHSDSGREGCTVTTLTVTAEPKNWQSAIRVAVQEVRRLKEFGVTKGELSRYMDALLKDSEQLAAMIDNVSSVDNLDFIMESDALGHTIMDQMQGHESLVAVAGTVTLEEVNAAGAKVLEYIADFGKPGAPTAAAIVACVPTKVHIDEVGETEFKLSPSEIVDAIKTGLEQPIEAEPELEVPKELISSLELQELKLQRSPSFVPLHPEAGISKIHDEETGITQLRLSNGIRINYRVSQTESRGGVMRLIVGGGRAAETSESRGAVIVGVRTLSEGGRVGNFSREQVELFCVNHLINCSLESTEEVIAMEFRFTLRDDGMRAAFQLLHMVLEHSVWLEDAFDRARQLYLSYYRSIPKSLERSTAHKLMLTMLNGDERFVEPTPMSLQNLSLQSVKDAVMNQFVGDNMEVSIVGDFTEEEIESCILDYLGTVGSTRGSTTATQYEPVLFRPSSLQSQQVFLKDTDERACAYIAGPAPNRWGFTYEGEDLFESISEISLSDAGAQSTSEELNVEKNVGTISQTKLRSHPLFFGITMGLLAEIINSRLFTTVRDSLGLTYDVSFELNLFDRLNLGWYVISVTSTPSKVHKALDACKSVLRGLHSNKIAPRELDRARRTLLMRHEAEIKSNAYWLGLLAHLQASSVPRKDISCIKDLTALYEAATIEDVYLAYDQLKIDDNSLYSCVGVAGTQDGDELGASLDEGESGEEFQGVIPTGRGLSTMTRPTT; encoded by the exons ATGGCCACCTCGACCTCCCTCGTGGCCAGCGTCCCCCAGGTCCGCCCCTGTCTGCCGCCGCGGGATGCCGGCGGCCAGAGAGCGCGGCTCTACCCATCTCTCGTCGGACTGCCCCGGTTCAGCCCCCGGTGTCAATCCGTCTCCTCTTCTAAGAG GTGGTTATCTGATTCTGTACGTGGTGGGTCAAGTTTTCTTAGAAAGAAAAGTGATGCTCGGAGAAGAAATGCGTTCCTACTAGGTGGACAAGTGGCAAAGTTCCGTGCTCCAGAATTACATAATTGTATCTCCTGCTCCCTTAGTCGGCGGAGAAGTCAACTCAGCATTGGAAGATCTGCTCCGAGAGCTTTTGTTGACAAATCTTCTTCTTACTTGTCCATGTCACATAGAGCCTTG AGGAAGTATGTTACTCGTCCTCGTGCAACTGTTGGCCCGGAGGAGCCTCATGCTGCCAGCACTGCATGGCCAGATGGTGTGCTTGAGAAACAAGAATTGGATGTAGACAATTTTGAGTTTGATAGGGCTGAGTTAGAGGGATTTTTGAATTCCAAGCTTCCATCACATCCAAAGCTATATCGAGGACAACTGAAGAATGGTCTGCGCTATCTTATTCTACCTAATAAAGTTCCTCCAAGCAG GTTTGAAGCCCACATGGAAGTTCACGTGGGATCTATTGATGAGGAGGATGATGAACAAGGTATAGCCCATATGATAGAACATGTAGCATTCCTTGGAAGTAAGAAACGCGAGAAACTTCTGGGAACAGGGGCCCGCTCTAATGCTTATACTGATTTTCACCATACGGTGTTTCACATCCATTCACCAGTTAGTGCAAAG GATTCTGAAGAAGATCTACTTCCATCAGTGCTTGATGCTCTAAACGAG ATTGCTTTCCACCCGAAATTTCTTGCTTCTAGGGTTGAAAAAGAACGGCGAGCTATACTTTCAGAACTACAGATGATGAACACAATAGAATATCGTGTTGATTGTCAG CTGTTGCAACATCTTCATTCTGAGAACAAGCTTAGCAGGAGGTTTCCTATTGGACTAGAAGAACAGATTAAGAAGTGGGATGCTGATAAAATTAGGAAATTCCATGAGCGTTGGTACTTCCCTGCAAATGCAACTTTGTACATCGTGGGGGACATTGATAACATCCCTAAGACGGTCTCCCAAATAGAA TCTGTGTTAGGGCAAACAGGGCTGGAAAATGAGTCGGTATCTCCTCCAACTCCAAGTGCTTTTGGTGCAATGGCTAGTTTTCTTGTTCCCAAGCTACCAGCCGGTCTTTCTGGAAGTTCATCTCATGATAAATCAAATTCTCCTGATCAAGCAAAGGTTGTTAAGAGGGAAAGACATGCTGTTCGCCCTCCGGTGACGCATAATTGGTCTATCCCAGGAAATATTTCTGATATGAAAGCTCCGCAGATTTTCCAGCATGAGCTCCTCCAGAATTTCTCAATTAACATGTTCTGCAAG ATTCCTGTAAGTAAGGTGCGGACATATAGCGACTTGCGCAATGTTCTTATGAAAAGGATATTTTTGTCTGCTCTCCATTTTCGAATTAACACAAGATACAAG AGTTCGAATCCGCCCTTTACCTCAGTTGAACTGGATCATAGCGACTCTGGAAGAGAAGGATGTACTGTCACTACACTTACAGTAACTGCCGAACCCAAGAATTGGCAGAGTGCTATAAGAGTTGCTGTTCAAGAG GTTCGAAGACTTAAGGAGTTTGGTGTCACAAAAGGTGAATTAAGTCGTTACATGGATGCATTGCTAAAAGATAGTGAACAGCTTGCTGCAATGATCGATAATGTGTCATCAGTTGATAATTTGGATTTTATTATGGAGAGTGATGCATTGGGCCATACCATTATGGATCAGATGCAAGGACATGAAAGTTTGGTTGCTGTTGCCGGAACAGTGACTCTTGAAGAA GTTAATGCTGCTGGGGCCAAGGTGTTGGAGTATATTGCTGATTTTGGAAAGCCTGGAGCACCAACTGCAGCAGCAATTGTTGCGTGTGTTCCTACAAAAGTGCACATTGATGAAGTTGGCGAAACTGAATTCAAACTATCTCCGAGTGAGATTGTAGATGCTATTAAAACCGGGTTGGAGCAACCCATTGAAGCTGAGCCTGAG CTAGAGGTGCCGAAAGAATTGATCTCTTCATTAGAGTTGCAGGAACTGAAGCTGCAGCGGAGCCCATCCTTTGTTCCTCTACATCCAGAGGCAGGCATCTCTAAAATCCATGACGAGGAAACAGGAATTACACAGCTCCGTCTCTCAAATGGAATTCGGATAAATTACAGG GTTTCACAAACTGAATCCCGAGGTGGAGTAATGCGCCTTATTGTTGGTGGAGGCAGAGCAGCAGAAACATCAGAATCAAGAGGAGCTGTTATTGTGGGTGTGCGGACTCTGAGCGAGGGAGGTCGTGTTGGTAACTTTTCGAGGGAGCAG GTGGAGCTTTTCTGTGTGAATCACTTGATAAACTGCTCTTTGGAATCCACGGAGGAAGTCATTGCAATGGAGTTCCGTTTCACTCTGAGGGATGATGGGATGCGTGCTGCTTTCCAGCTCCTTCACATGGTTCTTGAG CATAGCGTGTGGTTAGAGGACGCATTTGATAGGGCAAGACAGCTATACTTATCATACTATCGATCTATTCCAAAAAGTTTGGAGCGCTCAACGGCTCACAAACTCATGTTGACAATGCTCAATGGAGATGAGCGCTTTGTTGAGCCCACACCAATGTCGTTACAGAATTTGTCTCTACAATCTGTTAAAGATGCAGTTATGAATCAGTTTGTTGGTGATAATATGGAG GTCAGTATTGTCGGGGACTTCACTGAGGAAGAAATCGAATCCTGTATTCTTGATTACCTGGGTACTGTGGGATCCACAAGGGGTTCAACAACAGCAACTCAATACGAGCCTGTCTTGTTTCGACCTTCGTCATTGCAATCTCAACAA GTTTTCTTGAAAGACACTGATGAGCGAGCGTGTGCATATATTGCTGGTCCTGCACCTAACCGCTGGGGTTTCACATATGAAGGTGAAGACCTATTTGAGTCAATTAGTGAAATTTCGCTATCCGACG CAGGAGCACAATCAACCTCTGAGGAATTAAATGTTGAGAAGAATGTTGGAACCATTTCACAGACAAAACTTAGAAGCCATCCTCTTTTCTTTGGTATTACGATGGGGTTGTTGGCGGAGATCATAAATTCAAG GCTATTTACAACAGTTCGGGACTCCCTTGGGTTGACATATGATGTATCCTTTGAATTAAACCTGTTCGATCGACTCAATCTCGGTTGGTATGTGATCTCTGTTACATCAACTCCGAGCAAG GTGCATAAAGCTCTTGATGCATGCAAGAGCGTTCTTAGAGGACTGCATAGCAACAAGATTGCCCCAAGGGAGTTGGACAGG GCAAGACGAACACTCCTGATGaggcatgaagctgaaattAAGTCCAATGCCTATTGGCTTGGACTGTTGGCTCACTTGCAAGCTTCTTCTGTTCCAAGGAAG GATATATCATGCATCAAAGATCTTACGGCATTGTATGAAGCTGCCACCATTGAGGATGTATACCTTGCATACGACCAGCTCAAGATAGATGACAATTCATTGTATTCATGCGTTGGGGTTGCAGGCACACAGGATGGTGATGAACTTGGAG